AGAAAGAGCAGCAGGCCGGGGATGCCCGCCAGGCCGCAGCCGATGAAGAACACCGCATAGGCATGCATCAGGTCGCCGCCCCGCCCGAGCCACTCCACGACCTCGCCCGAGAAGCCCTTGAGGAACTTGCCCAGCACGGTGTAGCTCGCCGCCAGGAGGGCATATTGCGTCGCGGTGTAGCCGAGGCTGGTCAGGCTCGACATATAGGACACCAGCGCCACGCCCGCGAAGCTGGTCGCGACGCTGTCGAAAATCATGATAACGATGAAGGCGCCGATATCGGTCCTGGTCGTCGCCAAGACCGCGAAGGCGGCGATAGCGGCGGCCTGCAGGATGCCGCCCACGATCAGGGCGCGGATATAGCCGAAGCGCAGGGCGCAGAAGCCGCCGGCCGCGATCCCGGCTAGAGAGGCCGCGAAGCTGAACGAGCCGCGCACCGCGGCCACCATGTCCTTGGTCAGGCCGATGTCGTGATAATAGGGATTAACCATAGGGCCCATGATGAAGTCGGGCACGCGATAGAAGCTGATCGCCACCAGCATCAGAAGCGCGATCCAGCCATAGGTCTTGAAGAAGGCCAGGAACGGCCCGACGATCGCGTCGCCAAGGCCGCGCAGGGTGTAGAGCGGCGCCGTCTCGGATTTCTGCTCCATCACCGCGTCGGCGCGTGCCGGCTCGCTGGCGAGGAAGGTCGCGACAAGGCCAATCGCCATCAGGGCGCCGTACAGCGCATAGGAGAACGGCCAGCTCGTGTGCTCGG
Above is a window of Rhizomicrobium sp. DNA encoding:
- a CDS encoding MFS transporter; its protein translation is MTAAVPARPRHSLKAYLQPKTLQMLVLGLSSGIPFLLIGNTLGYWMRDEGASLAVIGYVSWVGITYSLKPIWAPIIDRVSAPIFTKLGRRRSWMALAQIVVGLGLMGMAAVGLKNGLLALTCFAFLTALAAATQDIVVDAWRIESAADNDELGLLSSAYQFGYRVALLATDAIILAVAEHTSWPFSYALYGALMAIGLVATFLASEPARADAVMEQKSETAPLYTLRGLGDAIVGPFLAFFKTYGWIALLMLVAISFYRVPDFIMGPMVNPYYHDIGLTKDMVAAVRGSFSFAASLAGIAAGGFCALRFGYIRALIVGGILQAAAIAAFAVLATTRTDIGAFIVIMIFDSVATSFAGVALVSYMSSLTSLGYTATQYALLAASYTVLGKFLKGFSGEVVEWLGRGGDLMHAYAVFFIGCGLAGIPGLLLFLALARIHALRARAAAAS